From the Lathyrus oleraceus cultivar Zhongwan6 chromosome 4, CAAS_Psat_ZW6_1.0, whole genome shotgun sequence genome, one window contains:
- the LOC127074350 gene encoding glycosyltransferase 6 yields MTTLKRKRGCSIGFPFLKGTLFVLLLLLLSASWFKRNHLTILLMGPTITISEVIQDPSEKTFYDDPQLSYSIEKRMKQWDKKRSDWLQLHPSFAAASRDRILIVTGSQSTPCKNNIGDHLLLRCFKNKVDYCRIHNCEVYYSNVLLHPKMGSYWSKIPSIRSAMMAHPEVEWIWWLDADAVVTDMEFKIPLERYKDHNLVVHGWSNMVYDESENKSWTGLNAGSLLIRNCQWSMDLLHVWAQMGPISSNYETWGRILTSIFKDKLFPVSDDQSSLIYLLSRQRRKWGVKTYLEEGYDLESYWITSLGKFERLKDKYDEMEDEARVLRRRHSEKVSVWYGGMREKYLEGKERRPFVTHFTGCQPCSGDHNPSYKGDVCWKEMERALNFGDNQVLGNYGFVRKDLMESSVYEVPFGYPRVEE; encoded by the coding sequence ATGACAACTCTGAAAAGAAAAAGAGGTTGCTCAATTGGGTTTCCATTCCTCAAAGGAACCCTCTTCGTTCTTCTTCTACTACTTCTCTCTGCATCATGGTTCAAAAGAAACCATCTCACAATCCTCCTTATGGGTCCCACCATAACCATCTCCGAGGTTATCCAAGACCCTTCTGAAAAAACATTCTACGACGACCCACAATTAAGTTACTCCATCGAGAAACGAATGAAACAGTGGGACAAAAAACGAAGCGACTGGCTCCAGCTTCATCCTTCCTTCGCCGCCGCTTCACGTGACCGGATACTCATCGTCACCGGATCACAATCAACGCCGTGCAAGAACAACATCGGCGACCACTTGCTGTTAAGATGTTTCAAAAACAAGGTTGATTACTGCAGAATCCACAACTGCGAGGTGTACTATAGCAATGTACTCCTACACCCCAAGATGGGCTCTTATTGGTCCAAAATTCCAAGCATTCGATCTGCTATGATGGCTCATCCAGAAGTCGAGTGGATCTGGTGGTTAGATGCAGACGCAGTTGTCACTGACATGGAGTTCAAGATTCCGTTGGAGCGTTACAAGGATCATAATCTCGTTGTTCATGGTTGGTCCAACATGGTTTATGATGAGAGTGAGAACAAGAGTTGGACCGGGCTTAATGCCGGTTCGCTTCTGATTCGTAACTGTCAATGGTCTATGGATTTGTTACACGTGTGGGCTCAAATGGGTCCGATATCATCGAATTATGAAACATGGGGGAGAATCTTAACTTCAATATTTAAAGATAAACTGTTTCCGGTATCGGATGATCAATCTTCTTTGATTTATTTGCTGTCTAGGCAAAGAAGAAAATGGGGTGTGAAAACGTATTTGGAGGAAGGATATGATTTGGAAAGTTATTGGATTACTTCATTGGGGAAGTTTGAGAGGTTGAAAGATAAGTATGATGAGATGGAAGACGAGGCTAGGGTTTTGAGGAGAAGGCACTCGGAGAAAGTGAGTGTTTGGTATGGTGGAATGAGAGAGAAGTATTTGGAAGGGAAAGAAAGGAGGCCGTTTGTGACACATTTTACCGGGTGTCAGCCATGTAGTGGGGATCATAATCCTAGTTATAAAGGGGATGTTTGTTGGAAAGAGATGGAGAGGGCTTTGAATTTTGGTGATAATCAAGTTCTTGGTAATTATGGGTTTGTGAGGAAGGATCTTATGGAATCTTCTGTGTATGAAGTTCCATTTGGATACCCTAGGGTTGAGGAGTAG